The following are encoded together in the Pedobacter steynii genome:
- a CDS encoding ATP-dependent Clp protease ATP-binding subunit, protein MEAKFSPQVKDVISFSREEALRLGHDYIGAEHLLLGLIREGDGMAIKILKSLGVDTSKLRRSIEDSVRGTSSVTVNLGNIPLTKQAEKVLKITYLEAKIFKSDLIGTEHLLLSILRDDDNIASQILLQYSINYEIFKQEVEVNKNGFRDETQNSASTGGDDDYREEESFSSPKKVSDIKSKTPVLDNFGRDLTKAAEENRLDPIVGREKEIERVSQILSRRKKNNPILIGEPGVGKSAIAEGLALRIVQRKVSRVLFNKRVVTLDLASLVAGTKYRGQFEERMKAVMNELEKSTDVILFIDEIHTIVGAGGASGSLDASNMFKPALARGEIQCIGATTLDEYRQYIEKDGALDRRFQKVMIEPATPDETIEILNRIKEKYEDHHGVTYTDEAINACVALTSRYITDRFLPDKAIDALDEAGSRVHLTNIHVPENIIEIENKIEEIKLEKNKVVKSQKYEEAAKLRDTEKNLLEELDRAKAAWEAETKTKRYTVSEDNVAEVVSMMTGIPLQRVGQTDSAKLLNMYDTVATKIIGQDDAIKKLTKAIQRTRAGLKDPKKPIGSFIFLGPTGVGKTELAKELARFMFDSDDSLIQIDMSEYMEKFAVSRLVGAPPGYVGYEEGGQLTEKVRRKPYAVILLDEIEKAHPDVFNILLQVLDEGQLTDSLGRKVDFRNTIIIMTSNIGARQLKDFGQGVGFSTSAKTNQVDAHSRGVIENALKRAFAPEFLNRVDDVVVFNTLGKEEIFKIIDIELKSLFGRVHNLGYEVKLTERAKDFIADKGFDINFGARPLKRAIQKYLEDPIAEEILKGEINDGDILEIDYDKESDQIVVENKSPGKKKKKEEGSVE, encoded by the coding sequence ATGGAAGCTAAATTTTCTCCACAAGTAAAAGACGTGATATCTTTTAGCAGGGAAGAAGCCCTGAGATTAGGTCACGATTACATAGGCGCAGAACATCTATTGTTAGGCCTAATTCGCGAAGGCGACGGTATGGCCATCAAGATATTAAAATCACTGGGTGTTGACACTTCAAAACTTCGTCGTTCGATAGAAGACTCTGTTAGAGGTACGTCTAGTGTTACAGTTAATCTGGGAAATATCCCATTGACCAAACAAGCCGAAAAGGTTTTAAAGATCACGTATCTGGAGGCTAAAATCTTCAAAAGCGATCTGATTGGAACAGAACATCTGTTACTGTCTATTCTACGCGATGACGATAACATCGCTTCTCAAATCTTATTACAATACAGCATCAATTACGAGATTTTCAAACAGGAAGTTGAAGTGAACAAAAACGGTTTCAGAGATGAGACTCAAAATAGCGCATCAACTGGTGGTGATGATGATTACCGTGAAGAAGAAAGCTTCAGTAGCCCTAAGAAAGTGTCAGATATCAAATCGAAAACCCCGGTTTTAGATAATTTTGGAAGAGACTTAACAAAAGCTGCGGAAGAAAACCGTCTGGATCCTATTGTAGGCCGTGAGAAAGAAATTGAACGTGTGTCTCAAATCCTGTCACGCCGTAAAAAGAACAATCCGATTCTGATCGGTGAACCAGGCGTAGGTAAATCTGCTATTGCAGAAGGACTGGCCTTACGTATTGTTCAACGTAAGGTTTCCAGGGTATTGTTCAACAAAAGGGTAGTAACTTTAGATCTGGCCTCATTAGTAGCTGGTACTAAATACCGCGGGCAGTTTGAAGAGCGCATGAAAGCGGTCATGAATGAATTGGAAAAATCTACTGATGTAATCTTATTTATTGATGAGATTCACACGATTGTAGGTGCCGGTGGAGCTTCAGGATCACTTGATGCGTCGAATATGTTCAAACCTGCGTTGGCAAGAGGAGAAATTCAATGCATTGGTGCTACAACTTTAGATGAGTATCGTCAGTATATTGAGAAAGATGGGGCATTAGACCGTCGTTTCCAAAAAGTAATGATCGAACCGGCTACACCGGATGAAACCATTGAGATCCTGAACCGTATCAAAGAAAAATACGAAGATCACCATGGGGTAACTTACACTGATGAAGCGATCAATGCCTGCGTTGCCCTGACTTCAAGGTATATTACCGACAGGTTCTTACCTGATAAGGCCATTGACGCTTTAGATGAAGCTGGTTCAAGGGTACATTTAACGAACATCCATGTTCCTGAGAACATCATTGAGATTGAAAACAAGATTGAAGAGATCAAGCTTGAAAAGAATAAAGTGGTAAAAAGCCAGAAATACGAAGAGGCTGCCAAATTAAGAGATACCGAAAAGAATCTTTTAGAGGAGCTGGATCGTGCGAAAGCTGCATGGGAAGCTGAAACTAAAACCAAACGTTATACCGTATCGGAAGATAATGTGGCAGAAGTAGTTTCCATGATGACCGGTATTCCGTTGCAACGTGTAGGCCAAACCGATAGTGCTAAACTATTGAACATGTACGATACAGTAGCAACAAAGATTATCGGACAGGATGATGCCATTAAGAAGCTGACAAAAGCAATTCAGCGTACCAGAGCCGGATTAAAAGATCCTAAGAAGCCAATTGGTTCATTTATTTTCTTAGGTCCTACAGGTGTTGGTAAGACAGAGCTGGCAAAAGAGTTGGCCCGCTTCATGTTCGACAGCGATGATTCTTTGATCCAGATCGATATGAGTGAGTACATGGAGAAATTTGCGGTTTCCCGTTTAGTGGGAGCGCCTCCGGGATATGTAGGTTATGAAGAAGGTGGACAACTGACTGAAAAAGTTCGTCGTAAGCCTTATGCGGTTATTCTTTTAGATGAAATTGAAAAAGCTCATCCTGATGTATTTAACATCTTATTACAGGTATTGGATGAAGGTCAGTTAACTGACAGCTTAGGTCGTAAGGTAGATTTTAGAAATACCATTATTATCATGACTTCCAATATTGGCGCACGCCAATTGAAAGATTTCGGACAAGGCGTTGGTTTCTCTACATCAGCTAAAACAAACCAGGTAGATGCACATTCAAGAGGCGTAATTGAAAATGCGTTAAAGCGTGCTTTTGCTCCGGAATTCCTGAATCGTGTAGATGATGTAGTTGTCTTCAATACCTTAGGTAAAGAAGAGATCTTCAAAATCATTGACATTGAGTTGAAATCTCTGTTCGGACGTGTTCATAACCTTGGTTATGAAGTAAAATTAACTGAGAGAGCCAAAGACTTCATCGCAGATAAAGGTTTCGACATCAACTTTGGAGCAAGGCCACTGAAACGTGCCATTCAGAAATACCTGGAGGATCCAATTGCTGAAGAAATATTAAAAGGTGAAATCAATGATGGTGATATACTTGAAATTGATTACGACAAAGAGAGTGATCAGATTGTTGTAGAAAACAAAAGTCCGGGTAAGAAAAAGAAAAAAGAAGAAGGAAGTGTAGAGTAA